The Spiroplasma citri genomic sequence GAAAAACGATATTATATTTCAGCTTTACAAGAACAAATTAGCAAAATGAATACTGATGTATCAATTATTAATGTTAAGATTCAACAAAATCTAACAAGACTAACAGAAGAATATCAAATGACATATGATCATGCTAAAACGTTGGAATTAAAGGTAATTGATAATGAAGATTTAATTCGTGATGAAATTAAGCAATTACGAAGTGATTTAGCTCAAATTGGAAATGTTAATTTAGAAGCAATTGAAGAATATAAAGAAGAAGATGCTCGTTTTCAATTTATGAATAATGAATATAACGATGCAAATGATTCAATTAAAAATTTATTAAAGTCAATTGATGAGATGGATAGTATTATGAAAGAAAAATTTGATAAAACAATTAAGGAGGTTAATGAGAATTTACCATCCACCTTTGAAGTATTATTTGGTGGTGGTTCAGCACGAATCATTTATACTGAGCCAGAAAATTTATTAGAAACAGGGGTTGATATTAAAGTATCGCCACCAGGGAAAAATATTACTAACTTAAATTTATTATCTGGAGGAGAAAAATCATTGGTTGCTCTATCAGTTCTTTTTGCGATTTTAAAAGTACGACCAATTCCATTAGTAATTTTAGATGAAGCAGAAGCACCATTAGATCCAGCTAATGTTGAACGATTTGCTAAGTATATTCGTAGTTTTGTTGAAACCACTCAATTTATTGTTGTTACCCATCGAGTTGGGACAATGGAACATTGTGATGTATTATATGGGGCAACAATGCAACAAAAAGGTGTCACAAAAATTGTTGGAATTAAATTACAACAAGCGGCAGAAATGATTAAAGAATTTGAAAATAAACTTGAAAATAAAAAAGCATAAATTATTTATGATTTTTTATTTTTTTGATACAATTAATACAAATAATTTTTAAAGGATAAAACCATTTACTAAAAAGGGGAGGAAACTTAACGAATGAAGCCAAACGAATCTACTAAGGCTACTGAGGAAAAGAAAGAAAAAAAGCATTTTCTTAAGACTTTAGTCGGAGAGATTAGCCATCATAAAATGCTTACTTTAGTTGGTTCTGCTTTGGTATTAGTAATATCAATTATTATTTGAACAATTGCATCGGCGAGTAATGTAATTGTTGCTGGAGGAAGTACATCAGTTGCCCAAGTAATGGCAAATATTACGGAACAATATAAACGTGATAACAAAGAAGATATTTTATATAATTCATTAGGAAGTGCTGCTGCCCTAGTTGGCGTAAAAAATGGTAGTTATGCTTTTGGTTTTTTATCAAAAGATGTTAATTCAACCCCTAAAGCAGGAGATAACCGTGTGAATGCTCAACAACTATGAGCAGAGTATCATACTGGTCGTTTTGTTTTTGCCCGTGATTATATTATCTTGGTATATCATTTACCAAATGGTTGTCAAATTAATCCACAACAAGATTCCTTACAATTCAAAAGTTTTTTTGGTGGAGAAGGAACTGAATTAATTCGCAAAATTTATACCGATCCAACTTTTACTTGACAACAAGCCTTTGGGTCGCAATTAGTTTGCAGTAGTGGCAGCAATAAATTTTATACTTTAACACGTGAGTCTGGAAGTGGGACAAGAGATTTTTTTGAATCAGCAGTAATTAAAAGCAAAAAATATGAAACAAATCAAGTAGCTTCATCAAATGGTTCAATGTATCAAGCAATTTCAACTACTCCTGGTTCAATTGGTTATATTTCTTTTTCATATATTAAAAGAATTATTAGCAATGAAGATTTAGGGGCAAAAGCAATTGCTAGTGTTATTAGCAAAGGAAGTGCTAAACCAGAGTTACCATATAAAGTTGTTAATAATAATTATGAATTTAATCCGGCTTATTCTTTAACAAGACCCTTTACTGGAATTATTAATTATGAAGGAAAGCAATTCAATTGTGCCTTATCATTTATTGCGTGAATGCTAGATCCATTACCATATTCAAAAACAAAACCAAAACTACGAAATGGGGAAGTTAATCCTTATTATGACCCATATTTTATTTTAAGTCCATATGATGCTGCATATTGATATATTGAAGAAGGTGAAGAACCATTATCATTTGATGATTTTTTCTTCCGAAAGTATAATAATAATACAACATTTGCAAAAAGCGGGAAAACAACTGAAGATGAAAAAACACCTTGAAATTTTAAATCAGATTATAAGAGCACTTGAGATATTATTGTGGAAAAATTTCCCACAAAATATCAAGCATATTTTGAATATGAATATAATGGAATGGAGAATTAACTATGGCGAAGAAAGAAATCACGAAAGAAAAACAACCGTTTTCCCAAAAAATAGAATTATGAAAAATTCGTTTTGCAAATAATTTTCGTGGGCGAAAACAAATTATTGATTTCACTTCAAAAATTGTTATTTATTGTTTTGCGATTTTAACAATTTTAATTTTGTTGACTTTAGTTGGATTTATTATTTATAAATCAATTTATTTTTTTCAACATTATCCTGGTGGTTTTTGAGGCTTTTTATCGAGTAATACTTGAAATGCTAATAACAGTCAATTTGGAATTTGACGAATTATTATTGCAACATTTTTTGTCTTATTAATTGCTTTACTATTTGCAATTCCATTAACTATTTTTTCATCATTATATATTTCAGAGTATTTAAGTCCAAGGATTAAACGTAAAGTAATTGGCATTATTCAATTGCTAGCTGGAATTCCTTCTGTTGTTTTTGGATTATTTGCCTTAGCAATTTTAGGACCCATTTTTATGTTGATGGGAGCTCCCTCAACCTCAAACTTATTAGTAACATCAATTACCTTAGCTTTTATGGGTTTACCAATTATGATTTCATTATCAATCAATGCTTTAGAAAATGTTCATGATTCATATCGATTTGGTTCGTTAGCATTAGGATTAAGTAAAACCCATACAACTTATCGTATTGTTTTACGTTCAGCTTGATTTAAAATTATTACTGCCATTATGATGGGAGTTGCACGGATCATTGGAGAAACAATGGCGGTGATGATGATTGCTGGAAATGCACCAGATGGCTTAAAACTTGGAAATGGTTTTATTAATTTTATTTTTTCATCAATAGCAACTTTAGCATCAACAATTGGATTAGAAATGCTAGAAAATTCCGGACCAATGCATGAATCAGCATTATATGCAATTGGGCTAGTATTATTTATTATTGTTTGTATTATTAATATTTTTATTATTTCGTCACAAGCGTTTCATAATCGAAAACGAAACTATCATTCTCGAAAAACAACAAAAGGTTTACGATTAAGTAAATCATATAATGCTAATAAAATTAATAAATTATTTTATGAACATATTGAAAAAACAAGAGGATTAAAAAAGTTTAAAGATGGACTTGGAATGTTCCTTTTAATCTCTTCAACTGTAATTGTCGTATCATTTACATTAGTTATTTTAGCCACAATTATTTGAAAAGGATTATTTGGAATGGTATGAAGTGATTTAATTTCAACATCAACTTTTGATGGTGGAGCAGGAATTCTTTCAACATTTTTAGTTACTCTGTTATTAGTAATTTGTTCAATAATTTTTGCGATACCGCTATCATTAATGGTTGCCATTTATTTAAATGAGTATGCCCGCCAAAATAGTATTTTTGCAAAAGTAGTTCGTTTTGCAATTGATGTTTTATCATCAACACCAAGTATTATTTATGGAACTTTTGGATTAGCTTTCTTTATTGGTGTTTGTCATTTACCATTATCCATTTTAAGTTCTGGTTTAACATTAACAATTGTTATTTTACCAATTATGATTCGT encodes the following:
- the ptsS gene encoding phosphate ABC transporter substrate-binding protein: MKPNESTKATEEKKEKKHFLKTLVGEISHHKMLTLVGSALVLVISIIIWTIASASNVIVAGGSTSVAQVMANITEQYKRDNKEDILYNSLGSAAALVGVKNGSYAFGFLSKDVNSTPKAGDNRVNAQQLWAEYHTGRFVFARDYIILVYHLPNGCQINPQQDSLQFKSFFGGEGTELIRKIYTDPTFTWQQAFGSQLVCSSGSNKFYTLTRESGSGTRDFFESAVIKSKKYETNQVASSNGSMYQAISTTPGSIGYISFSYIKRIISNEDLGAKAIASVISKGSAKPELPYKVVNNNYEFNPAYSLTRPFTGIINYEGKQFNCALSFIAWMLDPLPYSKTKPKLRNGEVNPYYDPYFILSPYDAAYWYIEEGEEPLSFDDFFFRKYNNNTTFAKSGKTTEDEKTPWNFKSDYKSTWDIIVEKFPTKYQAYFEYEYNGMEN
- the pstA gene encoding phosphate ABC transporter permease PstA, with the protein product MAKKEITKEKQPFSQKIELWKIRFANNFRGRKQIIDFTSKIVIYCFAILTILILLTLVGFIIYKSIYFFQHYPGGFWGFLSSNTWNANNSQFGIWRIIIATFFVLLIALLFAIPLTIFSSLYISEYLSPRIKRKVIGIIQLLAGIPSVVFGLFALAILGPIFMLMGAPSTSNLLVTSITLAFMGLPIMISLSINALENVHDSYRFGSLALGLSKTHTTYRIVLRSAWFKIITAIMMGVARIIGETMAVMMIAGNAPDGLKLGNGFINFIFSSIATLASTIGLEMLENSGPMHESALYAIGLVLFIIVCIINIFIISSQAFHNRKRNYHSRKTTKGLRLSKSYNANKINKLFYEHIEKTRGLKKFKDGLGMFLLISSTVIVVSFTLVILATIIWKGLFGMVWSDLISTSTFDGGAGILSTFLVTLLLVICSIIFAIPLSLMVAIYLNEYARQNSIFAKVVRFAIDVLSSTPSIIYGTFGLAFFIGVCHLPLSILSSGLTLTIVILPIMIRSIEDALSGVENSLRHASLALGANKTATTLKVVLPNAMPGIITAIILAIGRVIGESAPVYLTLGTAVRLPIAGFMSPGASMTTQILMLSKEGATAGAMRIMFELAFAIMVLIWLSNSLAHILGKKFAPNYVNIGFKAKWKNRINNLKFFFSKENYLHQKQSFNNFWKKILPKKKTTPWKKIKQRKREKNNGPKSNY